CGGGGCGGGATCCTCCACCCGTGCGCCGCCCCGCGCCCTGGCGGGCGCGCGCCGGCGCGGCCTCGGTTGCCTGGAACTGGTCTTGGTCCGGCGGGATCGGCCGAGCCGGGGGAGCCCGCCCGGCCGCGGGCCGCCCGGCTCCCGTCGATATGGAGCGGCCCCTCCGGAAAGTCAAGCGGTCCGAAACCTCGCGGGTGATCGGGCCCTAGTCTACACCGCCCCCCCATCGGCGGCGAACCGGTCGAGGAACTCCGCCAGGCGCCGCGCACCTTCCACCGGCATGCCCGTGTACATCGATGCCCTGAGCCCTCCCACCGATCGGTGGCCGGCGAGACCCACCAGGCCGGCGGCCCGCGCCGCCTCCAGGAAGCGGGGCTGGAGCCCCGGATTCCGGAGCCGGAAGACGACGTTGGTCAGCGACCGGCACGGGGGGGCCGCCACCGGTTCGTAGACCTCCGGGTGCCGATCCAGCGCCTCGTAGACGAGAGCCGCCCGCTCGCGGGTCCGGCGGTGCATCTCCTCCGCCCCCCCCTCCTCCTCGATCCACTCGAGCATCAGGCCCATCAGCCAGACGAGGGCCGTCGGCGGCGTGTTGAGCCGGGAGCCCGCGGCGGCGTGGGCGCGGTACGAGAGCATCGGGGGGAGCCCCTCCGGCACCGCCTCCAGCAGATCGCGGCGGATGACGACCACCGCCAGCCCCGCGGGGCCGAGGCACTTCTGCGCGCCGGCGTACAGCACCGCGAACCGCGATACGGGAAGCGGCGCGGCCAGGATCTCCGAACTGGCGTCGCCGACGAGCGGCACCGGGAGA
Above is a genomic segment from Acidobacteriota bacterium containing:
- the serC gene encoding 3-phosphoserine/phosphohydroxythreonine transaminase — protein: MPARGRYDRTPGEVKVNGANRMLSFGAGPARWPEAVLRRAKEGLDPARFGGLSVLEIGHRGPDYARIHEEVRERLRRLLAVPEDREILLLPGGATMQFAMLPLNLRRDGRPVDVVLTGRWAEKALEHARASGPVRVAASGKEQSYRIVPPPEAWAVRADAAYLHVTTNNTVFGTRLARLPEDLPVPLVGDASSEILAAPLPVSRFAVLYAGAQKCLGPAGLAVVVIRRDLLEAVPEGLPPMLSYRAHAAAGSRLNTPPTALVWLMGLMLEWIEEEGGAEEMHRRTRERAALVYEALDRHPEVYEPVAAPPCRSLTNVVFRLRNPGLQPRFLEAARAAGLVGLAGHRSVGGLRASMYTGMPVEGARRLAEFLDRFAADGGAV